One region of Marinitoga sp. 1197 genomic DNA includes:
- a CDS encoding CPBP family intramembrane glutamic endopeptidase translates to MNFISLLITFLIYFFIIYSIEKFFSFEKSLIIKSVIFTLLIFIYKLKLHIKLPYYIYIIFIIYGIIIIFLPQKWVKSDSFRIYINRKRLLLIPLSAAITEEVFFRGILNTKLLFIYNNIYIAVMISSLLFALIHIFNLFNGIENKRYFFITFPIRFAFGLFFSYVYFKYGLLSAIILHFLIDFPALYKIYKLQ, encoded by the coding sequence ATGAATTTTATAAGTTTATTAATTACATTTCTAATCTACTTTTTTATTATATACTCAATAGAAAAATTTTTTTCATTTGAAAAATCTTTAATCATAAAATCTGTTATATTTACACTTTTAATATTCATATACAAATTAAAATTACATATAAAATTACCCTATTATATATACATTATTTTTATAATATATGGAATAATAATAATTTTTCTTCCACAAAAGTGGGTAAAAAGTGATTCATTCAGGATTTATATTAACAGAAAAAGACTATTACTAATACCACTATCTGCCGCAATAACAGAAGAAGTTTTTTTTAGAGGTATTTTAAATACAAAATTACTGTTTATCTATAATAATATATATATAGCCGTTATGATTTCATCTTTATTATTCGCATTAATACATATATTTAACTTATTCAATGGCATTGAAAACAAACGATATTTCTTTATAACTTTTCCTATAAGATTTGCTTTTGGTTTATTTTTCTCGTATGTTTATTTTAAATATGGTTTATTAAGCGCGATTATATTACACTTTTTAATCGATTTTCCAGCATTATATAAAATATATAAATTGCAATAA
- a CDS encoding CTP synthase yields the protein MAKKYIVITGGVLSGIGKGIVSASIGRILKDSGIKVNSLKIDPYLNVDAGTMNPNQHGEVFVTDDGYEADLDLGHYERFLGINMKRYNNITAGQVFKSIIEKEREGKYLGATVQMVPHVTEEIKNRIKNIDTDLLIIEIGGTVGDIEGEIFLEAVRELSLEEGIENFFFIHVTFVPYLSVTNEFKTKPTQQSVQQLRKIGIHPDMLIIRTEKSIDSNSLDKIALFAGVNRKHVINLPDVDNVYEVPEKLYNIGVQHIIAENLNLKIDNKLNWNYPKNFLPIKIALVGKYLGTDDAYKSIIESIFLCGAEKPELIDSQQIEDLTEEETKELLSRYDGIIIPGGFGKRGIEGKIKAVKIARENKIPIFGICLGMQIMVIEFARNIGKLKNANSYEFDPTTPYPVIDIMEEQKKILKLGGTMRLGAQKTLILKNTKLYEIYKTDIVFERHRHRYEVNLEKFRNLFVYSEEKNIDNKLIISAKSDFVEAVELRNHPFFIGVQFHPELKSKVGSPHPIFKAFIKRLYELKEKK from the coding sequence ATGGCGAAAAAATATATTGTCATAACTGGTGGTGTTTTAAGTGGTATTGGAAAAGGTATTGTTTCTGCTTCAATTGGAAGAATTCTAAAAGATAGTGGTATTAAAGTTAACTCTTTAAAAATAGATCCATATCTAAATGTAGACGCAGGTACAATGAATCCAAATCAGCATGGAGAGGTTTTTGTTACCGATGATGGATATGAAGCAGATTTAGATCTTGGGCACTATGAAAGGTTTTTAGGAATCAATATGAAAAGATATAATAATATTACAGCTGGACAAGTTTTTAAGAGTATTATAGAAAAAGAACGTGAAGGAAAATATTTAGGAGCTACTGTACAGATGGTACCTCATGTTACTGAAGAAATCAAAAATAGAATAAAAAATATTGACACAGATTTACTAATAATAGAAATTGGTGGTACCGTTGGAGATATTGAAGGTGAAATATTTTTGGAAGCCGTAAGAGAATTGTCACTTGAAGAGGGAATAGAAAACTTTTTTTTCATACACGTTACTTTTGTTCCTTATTTAAGCGTAACTAACGAATTCAAAACAAAACCAACTCAACAGTCTGTACAGCAACTCAGGAAAATCGGGATACATCCAGATATGTTAATTATTAGAACAGAAAAATCTATTGATTCAAATAGCCTTGATAAAATCGCTTTGTTTGCAGGTGTAAACAGAAAACACGTGATTAATTTACCTGATGTTGACAATGTTTATGAAGTTCCAGAAAAATTATACAATATCGGTGTTCAACATATAATTGCCGAAAATTTAAATTTAAAAATAGATAATAAACTAAACTGGAATTATCCTAAAAACTTTTTACCAATAAAAATAGCATTAGTAGGAAAATATCTTGGAACTGATGATGCTTATAAAAGTATTATAGAAAGTATATTTTTATGTGGAGCAGAAAAGCCTGAGTTAATAGATTCACAACAAATTGAAGACCTAACAGAGGAAGAAACAAAAGAATTATTATCCAGATATGATGGTATAATTATTCCAGGTGGCTTTGGCAAAAGAGGTATTGAAGGAAAAATAAAAGCTGTTAAAATAGCAAGAGAAAATAAAATACCTATATTTGGTATATGTCTGGGAATGCAAATCATGGTCATAGAATTTGCAAGAAACATCGGAAAACTTAAAAATGCTAATTCGTACGAGTTTGATCCTACAACACCATATCCTGTCATTGACATAATGGAAGAGCAAAAAAAGATATTAAAATTAGGTGGAACTATGAGACTAGGAGCTCAAAAAACATTGATTTTAAAAAATACAAAATTATATGAAATATATAAAACAGATATTGTCTTTGAAAGACATAGACATAGATATGAAGTTAATTTAGAAAAATTCAGAAATCTTTTTGTTTATTCAGAAGAAAAAAATATAGATAATAAATTAATTATTTCTGCTAAATCTGATTTTGTTGAAGCTGTTGAATTAAGAAATCATCCATTCTTCATAGGTGTTCAATTTCACCCTGAACTAAAGAGTAAAGTTGGATCCCCACATCCAATCTTTAAAGCTTTTATAAAAAGATTATATGAATTAAAGGAGAAAAAATGA
- the acpP gene encoding acyl carrier protein has product MTRDELFEKVKEIIVETLNVEEEDVTLDASFTDDLDADSLELVDLTMAFESELGVTIEDEELENIKTVEDVINSLAEKLKIEEE; this is encoded by the coding sequence ATGACAAGAGATGAACTTTTCGAAAAGGTAAAAGAAATTATAGTAGAAACTTTAAATGTTGAAGAAGAAGACGTTACTTTAGACGCTTCATTCACTGATGACTTAGATGCAGATTCTTTAGAACTTGTTGACCTGACAATGGCTTTTGAATCTGAATTGGGTGTTACAATTGAAGATGAAGAATTAGAGAACATCAAAACTGTAGAGGATGTTATTAATTCGTTAGCTGAAAAATTAAAAATAGAAGAAGAATAA
- the hisS gene encoding histidine--tRNA ligase, with amino-acid sequence MAQYKKFKGTQDIFGEESKYWYFIEKKARETFLKYGYKEIKTPIIEPTELFKRSVGEDTDIVQKEMYTFEDKGGRSVTLRPEGTASVVRAYVENSMINLGSPIKLYYIGPMFRYEKPQAGRLRQFHQIGIEIFGTNTPISDAETIILADELLKSFGLKNYKIKINSIGCEKCRPVYRDKLKAYYKPLLPKLCDDCQKRYENNIMRLLDCKIDKSYSKDAPTILEHLCDDCKAHFDKVIKYLDELNINYEIDSKIVRGLDYYTKTAFEIEHMDLGAQSVILGGGRYNSLVEEIGGKNTPAIGFGMGIERIILALKKENIEIENPEKIDIYIAYAGENTDIAALKLSKTLKNEGLNVFLNISERSIRNQMKHANKIKAHFVVIIGENEIKTDTITVKNMNTGEQFEIENYWAPQILKEKVSLE; translated from the coding sequence ATGGCTCAATACAAGAAGTTTAAAGGTACTCAGGATATCTTTGGTGAAGAATCAAAATATTGGTATTTTATAGAAAAAAAAGCAAGAGAAACATTTTTAAAATATGGCTATAAAGAAATTAAAACCCCAATAATTGAACCTACTGAATTATTTAAAAGAAGTGTTGGCGAAGATACAGATATAGTTCAAAAAGAAATGTACACTTTTGAAGATAAAGGAGGCCGTTCTGTTACTTTAAGGCCAGAAGGTACTGCTTCGGTAGTGAGAGCATATGTTGAAAATTCTATGATTAACCTTGGCTCCCCAATAAAATTATATTATATCGGTCCTATGTTCAGATATGAAAAACCTCAGGCTGGAAGACTACGACAATTTCATCAGATAGGAATTGAAATTTTTGGAACAAATACACCTATTTCAGATGCCGAAACTATTATTTTAGCAGATGAATTATTAAAATCATTCGGATTAAAAAACTACAAAATAAAAATAAACAGTATTGGTTGTGAAAAATGTCGTCCTGTGTATAGAGATAAACTAAAAGCATATTATAAACCATTATTACCAAAATTATGTGATGATTGTCAGAAAAGATATGAAAATAATATAATGAGACTGCTTGATTGTAAAATTGATAAAAGTTATTCTAAGGATGCCCCAACAATATTAGAACATTTATGTGATGATTGTAAAGCTCATTTTGATAAGGTTATAAAATATTTAGATGAATTAAATATTAATTATGAAATAGATTCTAAAATAGTCCGTGGTCTTGATTACTATACAAAAACAGCTTTTGAAATTGAACATATGGATCTTGGCGCACAATCTGTTATATTAGGTGGAGGAAGGTATAATTCATTAGTTGAGGAAATAGGGGGCAAAAACACTCCTGCGATAGGTTTTGGCATGGGAATTGAAAGGATTATTTTAGCCTTAAAAAAAGAAAATATCGAGATTGAAAATCCTGAAAAAATAGATATATATATTGCTTATGCTGGTGAAAATACAGATATTGCTGCTTTAAAGCTTTCAAAAACTTTAAAAAATGAAGGATTAAATGTATTTTTAAATATTTCCGAAAGAAGCATTAGAAATCAGATGAAACATGCAAATAAAATAAAAGCACATTTTGTTGTTATAATAGGAGAAAATGAAATAAAAACAGATACAATAACCGTTAAAAATATGAATACTGGAGAGCAATTTGAAATAGAAAATTATTGGGCTCCGCAAATTTTAAAAGAAAAAGTTTCATTGGAGTGA
- a CDS encoding TrkH family potassium uptake protein: MPKYLSNLKYRYKLVFKNTGLMLVYFGIGLILFGSLALFYKDFNSFYSFLESGLISIFTGSFFILLSWNTKNSAINIQDAIVIIFLVWTLAIFFSALPFVFSGILNIHQAIFESTSGWTTTGLTLVDVTKIPKIFLLWRSLMQYFGGAGFALIMVIATGALGVGLYQAEGRTDNVVPNLRDSAKIIFGIYISWAIIGIILLKFIAGLSFFDSFNHTLTALATGGFSTKVNSIGEFNNINAEIIIMVLMIAGGTGFGVHYAALRRRDLFRKNPEPKTMFFILIISIPLILFFTTKLLYGFWGGLRHSAFQAISALTGTGFSTVSFENWNGFGLLIMTILMILGGMMDSTSGGLKLFRIFVIWKIITHQIKNYFKPEGSIFHIEVYKGISKKKISYDTLKDVIAVVFMYFLIYTIGVLVLLSYGYSMEDSLFEYASALSAVGLSIGITTPNSPLGVIWIETIGMYLGRLEFFVIFFAIIKIFRDIKDIIQIKFSKIRGGGPF; encoded by the coding sequence ATGCCAAAATACCTTTCTAACTTAAAATATCGATATAAATTAGTTTTTAAAAATACCGGCTTAATGCTGGTATATTTTGGTATTGGATTAATTTTATTTGGATCGTTAGCTCTATTTTATAAAGATTTTAATTCTTTTTATAGTTTTTTGGAATCAGGTTTAATAAGTATATTCACAGGTTCTTTTTTTATATTATTGAGCTGGAATACAAAAAATTCTGCAATAAATATTCAGGATGCTATAGTTATTATATTTTTGGTATGGACATTAGCAATATTCTTTTCTGCATTACCATTCGTTTTTTCTGGAATATTGAATATACATCAAGCTATTTTTGAGTCAACAAGCGGTTGGACAACTACTGGACTTACTCTTGTAGACGTTACAAAAATTCCTAAAATCTTTTTATTATGGCGAAGTCTTATGCAATATTTTGGTGGTGCTGGATTTGCATTAATTATGGTTATAGCTACAGGCGCTCTTGGTGTTGGACTATATCAGGCAGAAGGAAGAACTGATAATGTCGTTCCAAACTTGCGGGATTCTGCAAAAATAATCTTTGGAATTTATATATCATGGGCTATTATAGGTATTATTTTATTAAAATTCATAGCGGGATTATCTTTTTTTGATTCTTTTAATCATACATTGACCGCTCTAGCCACAGGTGGTTTTTCCACAAAAGTTAATAGTATAGGAGAATTTAATAATATTAATGCTGAAATAATTATTATGGTTTTAATGATTGCTGGTGGAACGGGATTTGGAGTTCATTATGCAGCTTTAAGACGCCGAGATTTATTTAGAAAAAATCCCGAACCAAAAACTATGTTTTTTATTTTAATAATATCAATCCCCTTAATTTTATTTTTCACAACAAAATTATTATATGGTTTTTGGGGTGGATTAAGACATTCGGCTTTCCAGGCTATTTCCGCTCTTACAGGAACAGGATTTTCTACAGTTTCATTTGAAAACTGGAATGGTTTTGGATTGCTTATTATGACAATATTAATGATATTAGGCGGAATGATGGATTCAACTTCTGGTGGGTTAAAACTTTTCAGGATATTTGTAATATGGAAAATAATCACTCATCAAATAAAAAATTATTTTAAACCAGAAGGAAGTATTTTTCATATAGAAGTATATAAAGGTATTTCAAAGAAAAAAATTTCTTATGATACTTTAAAAGATGTAATTGCAGTTGTATTTATGTATTTTTTAATATATACTATAGGAGTATTGGTATTATTATCTTATGGTTATTCCATGGAAGATTCTTTATTTGAATATGCATCGGCATTATCTGCAGTAGGACTTTCTATAGGAATAACAACTCCAAATTCACCATTAGGGGTTATATGGATAGAAACAATTGGTATGTATCTCGGAAGGCTCGAATTTTTTGTAATATTCTTTGCCATAATTAAAATCTTTAGAGATATAAAAGATATAATTCAAATTAAATTTTCAAAAATTAGAGGAGGTGGACCCTTTTAA
- a CDS encoding potassium channel family protein, with amino-acid sequence MKNKIFYIVEGENIAYSIVRNLLYQGHNVYYISANQENINRILSLKAYYSNLDGILHDPTEITFLESLDMAPNRVGGVISLSSDDALNFVVSWLIKQLYEDIRVISLVNYPENEKLFLQNYIETVSITNWIEKLIEASIEYQTNLSFFNPYADKLAIIEVKIKKQDFAANKKLKDLYMPENSIVSMIIRENEIFVPQGNTEILTGDKLVIFSLKDKVPEVKLKLLKG; translated from the coding sequence ATGAAAAATAAAATCTTTTATATTGTTGAAGGAGAGAATATCGCTTATTCAATAGTGAGAAATTTATTATATCAGGGACATAATGTATACTATATTTCGGCTAATCAGGAAAATATAAATAGAATTTTATCCTTAAAAGCATATTATTCAAATTTAGATGGAATTTTGCATGATCCAACAGAAATAACTTTTTTGGAAAGTCTTGATATGGCACCAAACAGAGTTGGAGGTGTGATTTCTCTCTCTAGTGATGATGCATTAAATTTTGTTGTTTCATGGTTAATCAAACAACTTTACGAAGATATACGTGTAATATCCCTTGTTAATTATCCTGAAAATGAAAAATTATTTCTGCAAAATTATATTGAAACTGTTAGTATTACAAATTGGATAGAAAAATTGATAGAAGCTTCTATAGAATATCAAACAAATTTGAGTTTTTTTAATCCTTATGCTGACAAATTAGCAATTATAGAGGTAAAAATAAAAAAACAGGATTTTGCTGCTAATAAAAAACTAAAAGATTTATATATGCCAGAAAATTCTATTGTAAGCATGATTATACGCGAAAATGAAATTTTTGTTCCTCAGGGAAATACTGAAATATTGACTGGAGATAAATTGGTTATTTTTTCATTAAAAGATAAAGTTCCTGAAGTTAAGCTGAAACTATTGAAAGGATGA
- a CDS encoding NAD(P)-binding protein has translation MKNKMKYIIIIGCGRLGSELARRFSKDHNVIVVDKLPEALERLKKYNFTGFSMVVDSSDIAILDQVKAEKADLIYIVTPDDNLNFMLANACNTFYKTKNQKLEIIARVNDPHKKNLFEKAGLTIFCPIEHAVDELVGNEGVINEK, from the coding sequence ATGAAAAATAAAATGAAATATATTATTATTATTGGATGTGGTAGACTAGGATCTGAATTAGCCCGACGCTTTTCTAAAGATCATAATGTAATTGTTGTGGATAAATTGCCAGAAGCTCTCGAACGTCTTAAAAAATATAATTTTACAGGTTTTTCGATGGTAGTCGACAGTTCTGATATTGCTATTTTAGATCAGGTAAAAGCCGAAAAAGCCGATTTAATATATATCGTCACTCCAGATGATAATTTAAACTTTATGCTTGCAAATGCCTGCAATACTTTTTATAAAACAAAAAACCAAAAATTGGAAATAATAGCAAGAGTTAATGACCCACATAAAAAAAATCTTTTTGAAAAAGCTGGATTAACTATATTTTGTCCTATTGAGCATGCAGTTGACGAATTGGTAGGAAATGAGGGTGTAATAAATGAAAAATAA
- a CDS encoding response regulator, whose translation MHRILIIDDSPEIVILYEKMINNYLQNIDHINTIIYTLNDFKNFLDDENNFKEKFSLIISEIELHGENIVDYLEVLKTYQPRTPLYIVSNKMNLNSIKNIFKIGALDWIEKPIVPEEFAIMLAESIFKGETFEGKYRKLRNEIINFDEKNNLEFFMLEDKISTLIFENPNRYEGHFLLGYLYWKKLKNINLLKKHYNAALVLSENNIKDKELENVIVKILEGHNNEK comes from the coding sequence ATGCATAGAATTTTAATTATTGATGATTCCCCTGAAATTGTAATTTTATATGAAAAGATGATCAATAATTATCTCCAGAATATTGATCATATTAATACTATTATTTACACTCTAAATGATTTTAAAAATTTTTTAGATGACGAAAATAATTTCAAAGAGAAATTTTCACTTATAATTAGTGAAATAGAGTTGCATGGTGAGAATATTGTAGATTATTTAGAAGTGTTAAAAACGTATCAACCCAGAACTCCTTTATATATTGTTAGCAATAAAATGAACTTAAATTCAATAAAAAATATATTTAAAATTGGTGCTCTAGATTGGATTGAAAAACCGATAGTTCCAGAAGAATTTGCTATTATGCTTGCAGAATCTATATTCAAGGGTGAAACTTTTGAAGGAAAATACAGAAAGTTAAGAAATGAGATAATAAATTTTGATGAAAAGAATAATCTGGAATTTTTTATGCTTGAAGATAAAATAAGCACTTTAATTTTTGAAAACCCTAATAGATATGAAGGTCACTTTTTACTTGGATATTTATACTGGAAAAAACTAAAAAATATAAATCTTCTAAAAAAACATTACAATGCAGCTTTAGTACTTTCTGAAAATAATATTAAAGACAAGGAACTTGAAAATGTTATTGTTAAAATCCTGGAGGGGCATAATAATGAAAAATAA
- the hslU gene encoding ATP-dependent protease ATPase subunit HslU: MIELTPKEIVKELDKYIIGQTNAKKAVAIALRNRYRRLKLPEKMKKEIMPKNILMIGPTGVGKTEIARRLAQIANAPFIKVEATRFTEVGYVGKNVESMIRELVNVSINMVRNEMMKDVEENAEELVEEKILDSLMGIKKTKHPSAGNFMDLLNMFGQNQPKKEEPIHDSNVHERREELRRRLKNKELEEIEIEIEVEESATPMFAGLGPEFEDMGIQIGEMFSNMMPKKTIRKKLKIKDARKLLLPIEAEKLIDKDKMIQEAIDRAQNRGIIFIDEMDKIAAKSGGSGPDVSREGVQRDLLPIVEGTTVITKHGPIKTDYMLFIAAGAFHVSKPSDLIPEMQGRFPIRVELDALTEKDFVRILVEPENAITKQYKALLETDGVNLMFTDDGINEIAKIAFELNERIENIGARRLYTVVERVLEEVSFEAPLGSEVDIKITKEYVKQRVGNLAENKDLSEFVL; encoded by the coding sequence ATGATAGAATTAACTCCAAAAGAAATTGTAAAAGAATTAGATAAATATATTATAGGTCAAACAAATGCTAAAAAAGCTGTGGCAATAGCCTTAAGAAATAGATACAGAAGATTAAAATTACCTGAAAAAATGAAAAAAGAAATTATGCCTAAAAATATTTTAATGATTGGTCCAACAGGAGTTGGTAAAACAGAGATAGCCAGAAGATTGGCTCAAATTGCCAATGCTCCTTTTATAAAAGTTGAAGCTACAAGATTTACAGAAGTGGGATATGTTGGAAAAAACGTTGAATCAATGATAAGAGAATTGGTTAATGTATCTATCAATATGGTAAGAAATGAAATGATGAAAGATGTCGAAGAAAATGCTGAAGAATTAGTTGAAGAAAAAATTTTAGATTCATTAATGGGAATAAAAAAAACTAAACATCCATCTGCTGGAAATTTCATGGATTTGTTAAATATGTTTGGTCAAAATCAACCTAAAAAGGAAGAACCAATTCATGATTCAAATGTTCATGAAAGGAGAGAAGAATTAAGAAGAAGATTGAAAAATAAAGAATTAGAAGAAATTGAAATTGAAATTGAGGTCGAGGAATCTGCAACTCCAATGTTTGCTGGATTGGGCCCGGAATTTGAAGATATGGGAATACAAATTGGAGAAATGTTCTCAAATATGATGCCGAAAAAAACTATTAGAAAAAAATTGAAAATAAAAGATGCAAGAAAATTATTATTACCTATTGAAGCTGAGAAATTGATCGATAAAGATAAAATGATTCAAGAAGCTATAGATAGGGCACAAAATAGGGGCATAATCTTTATAGATGAAATGGATAAAATTGCTGCTAAATCTGGAGGATCTGGTCCAGATGTTTCTCGTGAAGGTGTTCAAAGAGATTTATTGCCTATTGTTGAAGGTACAACTGTTATAACTAAACACGGACCAATTAAAACTGATTATATGCTGTTTATCGCAGCTGGTGCGTTTCATGTCTCTAAACCTTCTGATTTAATTCCTGAAATGCAAGGTAGGTTCCCTATTAGAGTAGAATTAGATGCTTTAACAGAAAAGGATTTTGTCAGAATTTTAGTTGAGCCAGAAAATGCTATTACCAAACAATATAAAGCTTTGCTGGAAACTGACGGTGTTAATCTAATGTTTACAGATGATGGAATAAATGAAATTGCCAAAATTGCTTTTGAGTTAAATGAAAGAATTGAAAATATCGGTGCAAGAAGATTATATACTGTTGTAGAAAGAGTGCTTGAAGAGGTTTCTTTTGAAGCTCCTTTAGGTTCAGAAGTTGATATAAAAATTACAAAGGAATATGTTAAACAAAGAGTAGGAAATCTTGCAGAAAATAAGGATTTAAGCGAATTTGTCCTTTAG